A genomic segment from Nitrosopumilus sp. K4 encodes:
- a CDS encoding tetratricopeptide repeat protein, translated as MKNFKLLFNNLIHKYLRDFALKRLGTHEADLLPIRNFLEFSLPKWQENNRSFSRILNSKKYYSDKIIKDMLNRLAIIVFILFLIPIFSTNVFSEDVNELIKIAKEFENDDKNNDAMVYFDKVLDIEPDNIEALNGKSRILLFEKKFDVSREFAEKALEIDNKNLSALVNIGIGLGFQNYFDDSQKYFDRALEIDGNHTDALVNKATLLIKQKKEYQLSAELLEKALDIDPDNVYALQNLRLAFHEMPTKRFDGIIQTVMRDKDGNLIGYSESDRITITEYVPRDFFTAIGLNSTMKVDENIDSIILVKEGNRRFLQEYKEFITRTGEGMFYLSSHDIGNATLNVLNARTHGHFQEPEDKISSRWILVVPKSFMSK; from the coding sequence ATGAAAAATTTTAAATTATTATTTAACAATCTTATTCACAAATATTTAAGAGATTTTGCACTTAAGAGGCTGGGAACACATGAGGCAGATCTGTTGCCAATAAGGAATTTTCTTGAATTTTCATTACCAAAATGGCAAGAGAATAATCGTTCATTTTCAAGAATTTTAAATTCAAAAAAATATTATAGTGATAAAATAATTAAAGATATGCTAAACAGGTTAGCAATTATTGTTTTTATTTTATTTTTAATTCCAATTTTTAGCACAAATGTTTTTTCTGAAGATGTTAATGAATTAATTAAGATTGCAAAAGAATTTGAAAATGATGACAAGAATAATGATGCCATGGTGTATTTCGATAAGGTATTGGATATAGAACCAGATAATATAGAAGCACTTAATGGAAAAAGTAGGATATTGCTATTTGAAAAAAAATTTGATGTAAGTAGAGAATTTGCTGAAAAAGCTTTAGAGATAGATAACAAGAATTTATCAGCATTAGTAAACATAGGTATTGGATTAGGATTTCAAAATTATTTTGATGATTCACAAAAATATTTTGATAGAGCATTAGAGATAGATGGAAATCATACAGATGCATTAGTTAACAAAGCTACATTATTAATTAAACAAAAAAAAGAATATCAATTAAGTGCTGAACTTTTAGAAAAAGCACTTGATATTGATCCAGATAATGTATATGCATTACAAAATCTTCGTTTAGCGTTTCATGAAATGCCAACAAAAAGATTTGATGGTATTATACAAACAGTTATGCGAGATAAAGATGGGAATCTTATTGGTTATAGTGAAAGTGATAGAATAACAATTACAGAGTATGTTCCAAGAGATTTTTTTACAGCAATTGGATTAAATTCGACAATGAAGGTTGATGAAAATATTGATAGTATTATATTAGTCAAAGAGGGAAATAGAAGATTTCTACAGGAATATAAGGAATTCATTACCAGGACTGGAGAAGGAATGTTTTATTTGAGTTCACATGATATAGGCAATGCAACTTTGAATGTGTTGAATGCAAGAACCCATGGCCATTTTCAAGAACCAGAGGACAAGATATCAAGTAGATGGATATTGGTTGTGCCTAAAAGTTTTATGAGCAAATAA